The following are encoded together in the Pseudomonas maumuensis genome:
- a CDS encoding amidase yields MIEVTEVSIAELRDALESGRTTAVELVKAYLARIDAYDGADTATRLNAVVVRNPEALQEAEASDARRARGETLGPLDGIPYTAKDSYLVKGLTAASGSPAFKDLVAQRDAFTVERLRAGGAICLGKTNMPPMANGGMQRGVYGRAESPYNAAYLTAPFASGSSNGAGTATAASFSAFGLAEETWSSGRGPASNNGLCAYTPSRGVISVRGNWPLTPTMDVVVPYARTMADLLEILDVVVADDADKRGDLWRLQPWVPIPTASSVRPASYLDLAVSAESLKGKRFAVPRMYINADAEAGTAEKPGIGGPTGQRINTRASVIELWQQARQALEAAGAEVVETDFPLVSNCEGDRPGAPTVFTRGIVSKEFLHDELWELSGWAFDDFLRANDDPKLNRLADVDGPQIFPHDPGTLPNREDDLAAGMDEYVNMAKRGLKTWDQIATVPDGLRGLEATRKLDLEEWMDAQGLDAVLFPTVADVGPADADVNPESADIAWSNGIWVANGNLAIRHLGVPTVTVPMGVMADIGMPVGLTFAGKAYSDNNLLKFAAAFESTGSRRIVPPRTPKLG; encoded by the coding sequence ATGATCGAGGTAACCGAGGTTTCCATTGCCGAGCTGCGCGACGCGCTCGAGTCCGGCCGCACGACGGCCGTCGAGCTGGTCAAGGCGTACCTGGCCCGCATCGACGCCTACGACGGCGCCGACACTGCCACGCGGCTCAATGCCGTGGTGGTGCGCAACCCCGAGGCCCTGCAAGAGGCCGAAGCCTCCGATGCCCGCCGCGCCCGTGGCGAAACCCTCGGCCCGCTGGATGGCATCCCCTACACAGCCAAGGACAGCTACCTGGTCAAGGGCCTGACTGCCGCCTCCGGCAGCCCGGCGTTCAAGGATCTGGTCGCCCAGCGCGACGCCTTCACCGTCGAGCGCCTGCGCGCCGGCGGCGCCATCTGCCTGGGCAAGACCAACATGCCGCCGATGGCCAATGGCGGCATGCAGCGTGGCGTCTATGGCCGCGCCGAAAGCCCGTACAACGCCGCCTACCTCACCGCCCCCTTCGCCTCCGGCTCCTCCAACGGTGCCGGCACCGCCACCGCCGCCAGCTTCAGTGCCTTCGGCCTGGCCGAGGAAACCTGGTCCAGTGGCCGCGGCCCGGCCTCGAACAACGGCCTGTGCGCCTACACCCCGTCGCGTGGGGTGATCTCGGTGCGCGGCAACTGGCCGCTGACGCCGACCATGGACGTGGTCGTGCCTTATGCGCGGACCATGGCCGACCTGCTGGAGATCCTCGACGTGGTGGTGGCCGACGATGCCGACAAGCGCGGCGACCTGTGGCGCTTGCAACCCTGGGTGCCGATCCCGACCGCCTCGAGCGTGCGCCCCGCCTCGTACCTTGACCTGGCCGTGAGTGCCGAGTCGCTCAAGGGCAAGCGCTTCGCCGTGCCACGCATGTACATCAATGCCGACGCCGAAGCCGGCACTGCCGAGAAACCCGGCATCGGCGGCCCGACCGGCCAGCGCATCAATACCCGCGCCAGCGTGATCGAGCTGTGGCAGCAAGCCCGCCAGGCCCTGGAAGCGGCCGGCGCCGAAGTGGTCGAGACCGACTTCCCGCTGGTCTCCAACTGCGAGGGCGACCGCCCCGGCGCGCCGACCGTGTTCACCCGCGGCATCGTCAGCAAGGAGTTCCTCCACGACGAACTGTGGGAACTGTCCGGCTGGGCCTTCGACGACTTCCTGCGCGCCAACGACGATCCCAAGCTCAACCGCCTGGCCGATGTCGATGGCCCGCAGATCTTCCCCCACGACCCCGGCACCCTGCCCAACCGTGAAGACGACCTCGCCGCCGGCATGGACGAGTACGTCAACATGGCCAAGCGCGGCCTGAAGACCTGGGACCAGATCGCCACCGTGCCCGACGGCCTGCGCGGCCTGGAAGCCACCCGCAAGCTCGACCTGGAAGAGTGGATGGACGCCCAGGGCCTGGACGCGGTGCTGTTCCCCACCGTGGCCGATGTCGGCCCGGCGGACGCCGATGTGAACCCCGAATCGGCGGATATCGCCTGGAGCAACGGCATCTGGGTGGCCAACGGCAACCTGGCGATCCGTCACCTGGGCGTGCCGACCGTGACCGTGCCGATGGGCGTGATGGCCGACATCGGCATGCCAGTGGGCCTGACCTTCGCGGGCAAGGCGTACAGCGACAACAATCTGTTGAAATTCGCCGCTGCCTTCGAGTCTACCGGCTCGCGCCGCATCGTCCCGCCGCGTACGCCGAAACTGGGCTGA